One window of Klebsiella quasivariicola genomic DNA carries:
- a CDS encoding SDR family NAD(P)-dependent oxidoreductase, with protein sequence MTKIALITGANRGLGRQTALAIAHQGGDVIVTCRGSLEQAEAVVADIRALGRKVIALQLDMAQTASFPAFADSLGSALASVWGRATFDHLINNAGHGEFAPLAETREAQFDGLFNVHVKGVFFLVQTLLPLLADGGRIVNFSSGLTRVSYPGFSAYAAAKAAVEMLSVYMARELGGRGITVNTVAPGAIATDFGGGLVRDDAGVNAQFAAMTALGRVGVPEDIGPMVASLLRDDNRWVTAQRIEVSGGQTI encoded by the coding sequence ATGACTAAGATTGCACTTATCACCGGCGCCAACCGCGGCCTTGGCCGTCAGACCGCACTTGCTATCGCCCACCAGGGCGGCGATGTTATTGTCACCTGCCGCGGCAGTCTCGAACAGGCGGAAGCGGTGGTCGCCGACATTCGCGCGCTCGGTCGTAAAGTCATCGCTCTGCAGCTGGATATGGCGCAGACTGCCAGCTTCCCGGCCTTCGCCGACAGCCTCGGCAGCGCGCTGGCCAGCGTCTGGGGGCGGGCCACTTTCGACCATCTGATCAATAACGCAGGGCACGGCGAATTCGCCCCGCTGGCCGAAACGCGCGAGGCGCAGTTTGACGGGCTGTTTAACGTCCACGTTAAGGGGGTGTTTTTCCTCGTCCAGACCCTGCTGCCGCTGCTGGCAGACGGCGGACGGATCGTAAACTTCTCCTCCGGGCTGACCCGCGTCTCATACCCAGGCTTCTCCGCCTACGCCGCCGCCAAGGCAGCCGTGGAGATGCTGAGCGTGTACATGGCCCGGGAGCTGGGCGGGCGCGGCATCACCGTCAATACTGTCGCCCCTGGCGCTATCGCTACCGATTTTGGCGGCGGGCTGGTACGTGACGACGCAGGGGTTAACGCGCAGTTTGCCGCCATGACGGCCCTCGGACGGGTCGGCGTTCCCGAGGATATTGGGCCGATGGTCGCTAGCCTGCTGCGCGACGATAACCGCTGGGTGACGGCCCAGCGAATCGAGGTGTCGGGCGGACAAACCATCTGA
- a CDS encoding AraC family transcriptional regulator has translation MRDALFDHCRRFADAHVDSSGVAVTPVPGITLVRALHPGDLQAAIARPLVAMLLQGRKQVTTGLTSFDYGPGEAMVIAADVPTTSQITEASQRFPYYALVLELDLAILRELTEAGPSGPDEVPRVGIEPMNADVTDAAYRLARLFDQPGAQAVLGEGLRRELHYWLLQSVHGPAIRTLGAVDSHSARIRRAVAMLRRDFMQPVSIDALADAAGMSVSVFHRHFRAMTTLSPLQFQKQLRLIHARRLMLAEGMSIAQAAGEVGYISVSQFTREYARLYGAPPGRDRRREKMSA, from the coding sequence ATGCGCGACGCCCTGTTCGATCACTGCCGCCGGTTTGCCGATGCTCATGTCGATAGCAGCGGGGTGGCGGTTACCCCGGTTCCCGGTATCACCCTGGTGCGGGCTCTGCACCCCGGCGATCTGCAGGCGGCCATCGCCAGGCCGCTGGTGGCCATGCTGCTGCAGGGGCGAAAGCAGGTGACTACCGGCCTGACAAGCTTTGACTATGGTCCGGGCGAGGCAATGGTGATTGCCGCGGATGTCCCCACCACCAGCCAGATCACCGAGGCCAGTCAGCGTTTTCCCTATTACGCGCTGGTGCTGGAGCTGGACCTGGCTATCCTGCGCGAGCTGACGGAGGCCGGGCCGTCAGGACCGGATGAAGTACCCCGCGTCGGTATCGAGCCGATGAACGCCGATGTGACGGACGCTGCTTACCGGCTGGCAAGGCTGTTTGATCAGCCGGGGGCGCAGGCGGTGCTGGGAGAAGGTCTGCGGCGGGAGCTGCATTACTGGCTGTTGCAGAGTGTCCATGGGCCGGCCATTCGGACGCTGGGCGCCGTAGACAGCCATTCAGCGCGGATCCGCCGGGCGGTGGCGATGCTGCGCCGGGATTTTATGCAGCCCGTCAGCATCGACGCGCTGGCCGATGCCGCCGGGATGAGCGTCTCGGTCTTTCATCGTCATTTCCGCGCCATGACCACGCTGTCGCCGCTGCAGTTTCAGAAGCAGTTGCGCCTGATCCACGCCCGTCGCCTGATGCTGGCGGAAGGCATGAGCATTGCGCAGGCTGCCGGGGAGGTGGGCTATATCAGCGTGTCGCAGTTCACCCGGGAGTATGCTCGCCTGTACGGCGCGCCGCCGGGCCGCGATCGTCGACGGGAAAAAATGAGCGCCTGA
- the bdcA gene encoding SDR family oxidoreductase, translated as MTAFNNKSVLVLGGSRGIGAAIVRRFAADGASVMFSYSGSPEAAERLAAETGSTAVQADSADRDAVISLVRDSGPLDVLVVNAGIAIFGDALEQDSDAIDRLFRINIHAPYHASVEAARRMPEGGRIIVIGSVNGDRMPVPGMAAYAVSKSALQGLARGLARDFGPRGITVNVVQPGPVDTDANPENGPMKELMHSFMAIKRHGRPEEVAGMVAWLAGPEASFVTGAMHTIDGAFGA; from the coding sequence ATGACAGCGTTTAACAACAAATCAGTGCTGGTTTTGGGTGGGAGTCGGGGAATTGGCGCGGCGATCGTCAGGCGTTTTGCCGCCGATGGCGCATCGGTGATGTTTAGCTATTCCGGATCGCCAGAGGCTGCCGAGCGGCTGGCAGCAGAGACGGGCAGCACAGCGGTACAGGCAGACAGCGCCGATCGCGACGCGGTCATAAGTCTGGTTCGCGACAGCGGTCCGCTGGATGTGTTAGTGGTCAATGCCGGGATCGCGATTTTCGGCGATGCCCTGGAGCAGGACAGCGATGCCATCGATCGCCTGTTCCGCATCAACATTCATGCCCCCTACCATGCCTCCGTGGAAGCCGCGCGCCGTATGCCGGAGGGCGGGCGCATTATTGTCATCGGTTCAGTCAATGGCGATCGTATGCCGGTGCCGGGGATGGCGGCCTATGCGGTCAGTAAATCGGCTCTGCAGGGACTGGCGCGCGGACTGGCACGGGATTTTGGCCCGCGCGGCATCACGGTCAACGTCGTCCAGCCCGGTCCTGTTGATACCGATGCCAACCCGGAGAACGGCCCGATGAAGGAGCTGATGCACAGCTTTATGGCGATTAAGCGTCATGGCCGCCCGGAAGAAGTGGCGGGAATGGTGGCGTGGCTCGCGGGTCCGGAAGCATCGTTTGTGACGGGAGCCATGCATACCATCGACGGGGCGTTTGGCGCCTGA
- the tssJ gene encoding type VI secretion system lipoprotein TssJ yields MLRTSLTKTACLLPLLAFCLSGCGLTQRVTDGTKSAFNAVFYKKITTLHLDFTAREALNTDTRENHTLSEPVVVRIYQLKDRQTFDRLVYQQLLEEGDILLAADLLASRDVVISPGGDASLNMPLEAEATFVALVGLFRHPDLERNTWKQVLAREELDPDKPRIFTAENNQLRLKPEPAK; encoded by the coding sequence GTGTTACGTACAAGTTTGACTAAAACGGCCTGCCTGCTGCCCTTGTTGGCGTTTTGCCTGAGCGGATGCGGACTTACCCAACGTGTCACCGACGGGACAAAATCCGCTTTCAACGCCGTTTTTTATAAGAAAATTACTACGTTGCATCTGGATTTCACGGCCCGCGAAGCGCTCAATACCGACACCAGAGAGAATCACACGCTTTCCGAGCCGGTGGTGGTGCGCATCTATCAGCTTAAAGATCGCCAGACCTTTGACCGGCTGGTTTACCAGCAACTGCTCGAGGAGGGGGATATCCTGCTTGCCGCCGATCTTCTCGCCAGTCGCGATGTGGTGATCAGCCCCGGAGGTGACGCCAGTCTGAATATGCCGCTGGAGGCGGAGGCGACGTTCGTGGCGCTTGTTGGCCTGTTCCGCCATCCGGACCTGGAGAGAAATACCTGGAAGCAGGTACTGGCGCGTGAGGAGTTGGACCCGGACAAGCCGCGTATTTTTACCGCCGAAAACAATCAGCTACGGCTTAAGCCTGAACCGGCGAAGTAA
- a CDS encoding TetR/AcrR family transcriptional regulator, producing MTTTKSRRTPGRPRQFDAEQAIETAQRLFHSRGYDAVSVADLTQAFGINPPSFYAAFGSKLGLYTRVLQRYSQHGAIPIAELLQDNQPVAASLSAVLQEAARRYVADPAAAGCLVLEGEHCQDPDARVAAGEWHAAARAKIHEYIARHYPQEALRVTDYMDTLMLGLSAKAREGDSLPRLLQTARLAGLALERLLPA from the coding sequence GTGACCACTACAAAATCGAGGCGTACTCCGGGACGCCCCCGTCAGTTTGATGCAGAACAGGCTATTGAAACGGCGCAACGTCTCTTTCATTCGCGAGGCTATGACGCGGTGAGCGTGGCCGATCTGACCCAGGCTTTCGGCATTAACCCCCCGAGCTTTTATGCCGCTTTCGGCAGCAAACTTGGGCTGTATACCCGCGTCCTGCAACGTTATAGTCAGCATGGAGCTATCCCCATCGCGGAACTGTTGCAAGACAACCAGCCGGTGGCGGCGTCGCTGAGTGCGGTATTGCAGGAGGCCGCCCGTCGTTACGTGGCCGATCCGGCTGCCGCCGGCTGCCTGGTGCTGGAGGGAGAGCATTGTCAGGATCCCGACGCTCGCGTGGCGGCGGGCGAATGGCATGCTGCTGCCAGGGCCAAAATCCACGAGTATATTGCCCGCCATTACCCGCAGGAGGCTTTGCGGGTGACCGACTACATGGACACGCTGATGCTCGGCCTGTCGGCGAAAGCGCGGGAGGGCGATAGCCTCCCGCGTCTTCTGCAGACCGCGCGGCTGGCTGGCCTGGCGCTGGAGCGCCTCCTGCCAGCCTGA